TGCCCCGCAGTGCGGGTTCCGGCGCGTCAGGGGCGGGGCAGTCCCCACGTCTGCAGGCTGTAGGGCCGCCCCTTCTCCTCGCCGGTGATCAGCGGTACGTCGAGCAGCCGAAAGCCGGCTTTGGTGGCCACGGCGACACTGGCACCGTTCTCGGCCTCCAGCTCCAGGATCAGTTGCTCCGTGCCCAGTTGCTCGAAGGCGTAGGCGGACATCACCCGCACCGCGCGTGCGGCCAGCCCCAGGCCGCGGTGTGCCGGACCGATCGCGTAACCGATCTCGGTCCCCTCGGGGGCACGTCGCAGCATCACCTCGCCGAGCGGCGCGTCTCCATCGACGGTGATGGCGAGAAGGATCGTGGTGCCTTCCGCCCGGAGCTGCCGGGCCCGACCCAGGCGGGCGTGGGCGGCCGCGTCGTCGAAGGGGGACACGATCGGCGTCCAGTACGCGATGTCGGGGTGGTCGAAGAGTCCGGGCATCGCGTCCAGGTCCGCTTCCGTCCAGTCGCGCAGGACGAGGCCTTCTCCCGAAAGCTCGATCCGCTCGGGAAACGACGGTGCTGTGCTGCTCATGATGAGGGTCCTCCGTGGCCTGTTCGCGACGAGGCAGGTTAACCGTGAGCGGGCGGGTACGCACCATGATTTCAGCGGTGCTCCCGACGT
This region of Streptomyces sp. NBC_00513 genomic DNA includes:
- a CDS encoding GNAT family N-acetyltransferase — protein: MMSSTAPSFPERIELSGEGLVLRDWTEADLDAMPGLFDHPDIAYWTPIVSPFDDAAAHARLGRARQLRAEGTTILLAITVDGDAPLGEVMLRRAPEGTEIGYAIGPAHRGLGLAARAVRVMSAYAFEQLGTEQLILELEAENGASVAVATKAGFRLLDVPLITGEEKGRPYSLQTWGLPRP